In Helianthus annuus cultivar XRQ/B chromosome 8, HanXRQr2.0-SUNRISE, whole genome shotgun sequence, a single genomic region encodes these proteins:
- the LOC110870666 gene encoding uncharacterized protein LOC110870666, whose product MESKVSDVYSDSSWSWPVAWRDLYPVLFQLDGISLQPNKVDKVLLRQGNQKHVFSSSRVWDSVRFHAVEVDWCRLVWFGQCIPRHAFLLWLIMRRKLLTQDKILSWDLSRRKNMNMMCCLLCYANHDSHTHLFFECKFSSQVWLLVRQKAGMGSVHAKWDDIVNWLLDRSNSKLASVYVAKLTVAATAYFIWQERNARLFRNQVRPPESLSETIIQQVRYKLIGAKLKKCENVRKLLRAWDIEASDVHDDGG is encoded by the coding sequence ATGGAGTCAAAGGTGTCTGATGTCTATTCCGATTCGTCTTGGAGCTGGCCGGTTGCGTGGCGGGACTTGTATCCGGTTCTTTTTCAGCTCGATGGTATTTCTTTGCAGCCGAATAAGGTGGATAAAGTCTTGTTGCGTCAAGGTAATCAAAAGCATGTGTTCTCGTCGTCTAGAGTTTGGGATTCGGTTCGGTTTCATGCTGTGGAAGTGGATTGGTGCCGTCTTGTGTGGTTTGGTCAGTGTATTCCGCGTCATGCGTTTCTTTTATGGCTTATCATGAGAAGGAAACTGCTTACTCAAGATAAGATTTTGAGTTGGGATTTATCGCGTAGGAAAAATATGAATATGATGTGCTGTTTGTTATGCTATGCTAATCATGACTCTCATACCCATTTGTTTTTTGAATGCAAATTCTCGTCTCAAGTGTGGCTGCTGGTTAGACAAAAAGCGGGTATGGGTTCGGTGCATGCTAAATGGGATGACATTGTTAACTGGTTACTTGATCGGTCCAATTCAAAATTGGCGTCGGTTTACGTTGCTAAACTGACAGTGGCTGCTACGGCCTATTTCATTTGGCAAGAGCGGAATGCTAGATTATTTAGAAACCAGGTGAGGCCCCCGGAATCATTAAGTGAAACCATTATACAACAAGTGCGGTACAAGCTGATTGGTGCAAAGTTGAAAAAGTGCGAAAATGTTCGAAAGCTTTTAAGGGCTTGGGATATTGAAGCTTCAGATGTGCACGATGATGGCGGCTGA